The sequence TGTTTATCGAATACGACAAaaaggagcagatcagacaaaAAGCGAGGACAGATGGTGACATAGCAGCTGCGGATCGCCTTATTTCCGCAGTCATGAAGAAGCCACACACTCCTGGCTGGTTCACGGCATTTGTTGATGCTTTGGAACATTCAGGTTGTAAATATGCTGCGGAATACTTGCAGATCAATCCCCCCGAACCTGAAGTGGAGGCAGAGAATGATCACTGTGTCAAGCTTATTCAATTGCTCTCTCCCAGTCTTGTGGAAATGCAGACTGACGAGGTGTGCCTCCACTGTTTCTCCAAAGGCCTACTCTCCCAGGAGGACTCGGACTTTGTAAGAACACTGTTTTGGTGATCCACTGCTGATAAATTCTTCATTCATTTTGATTAGCACTTAGCAATAAACAGCTCACAGTAAATGTATAATATACCTACTGTCAACACATGTAGCCTAGTTTGAATACAACTTTAgtgtttgtagtttttcctTTCTCAGTTCACTTTAAAGACCCAGTAGATGTGTTTGCAGTGATTGACCACAAGATGGCAGACAAATGCACTTATCTGTTTTGCAGAGCACTGTACTTCCCTCTGAATGCATAACCAATGTAATCCAGTTATTATGCTTGTTTTGTAGAttaaaactacaacaacaaacaaaggaCACCAGTGTGGAGCCCGTGAACTTCTGAGATGTATCGTGAGAGCTCCAACAGGATGGTTTTCTACATTTCTCGATATTTTGCGTGAAACTGGCCACCAAGACCTGTATGAGCTAACAGGAGGGCCATCAGACTCTGACAAAAAAGGTAACTAGCACACCCATCACAGGGAATGTCATTAGTCATTAGATCTTGTGGATTAGAAAAGCAAGTTTATTTGGTAGAGATTATTAATTATTGTAAATGCCAAAGTGTGATTTATTTATATCTCATTAGGCGCAGATGAGAAACTGCCTTCACCAATGGATGAATCTACAGGAAGTGCAGCAGCAGCCACTGAAAGCTGTGATAGCCCACAGTTTATGGACATCAGCACATCCGAGGAGCCTGAAGCAGGTCTTACAGAACACCTCTGTTCATCAATCAATTGAACAAATATACCTTTACATTGGACAGCAATGGATAGATGAGCCAGTAGTCTGGCTCATCTACATATTGTAGTCAAATAACTGGATTTGTACATTCATAGGCAGGCAGTTTATGGTTCAGTTCACCCGAATCACAAAATGTATGGTTATGTGAAACAGTTTTATAGGGACATGTTTATCAAACTTGTTTCTTATGTAGAAGATGAGTCACTATGTCACTCTCAAACTGACCACAAGGATTACCATGAGTAACCGGGACATTGCTTgttgaaaaggttttttaaatgtaatttatttatgcTTGGAGGATCAAACAGACCATTCAATTCTCCCCTCTTTTAGGGGAGAGGCAGAAGGAATGTCTATCTGCAACTATATGCATAGATACCACCAGGCATGAGAGGTGAAATTTATTCTTTTGTCATTTGGGTGAAGTGACCCTTTAGCAGCTGATAGGCTGCACACAGTAAACAAGGCCAGCATTTATGTCTTGCCTTTCTTGACTGTGATTTTCATACCTTTTTCAGACCTATATGAAGGAGTGAGCACTGGTCCCAGACAACTACCACACAGCTTGGACACCCCACAACCAGGTGTGACTGATCCACCTCTACACATACTGTTAATGTTGTTCAGGTATTCAAAGTATTGTAGTATTCCAAAAGCCTGTTCTGGGTCCTAGTAGACCACAAACGAAAACCAAACTCatagtgagaaaaaaacatagtCTGGATGTGTAAATTTACTATCATAAAGTCCTAATGAGTGTGCTTGGAACATGTTGCAAATGGAACCTTTCTGCCTGCTCAACACCAAAGAATATCTTCCATGTGTTGTACTATGATCAACCACATAGAGGTCAAAGAGGACAGAGCATAGCCAGAGCTTCAAATGAAAACCACATGCTGACTCTCTGTCAGCGCATTGTAAAGTAATGTAAAGGAAAGGTTTCATTCAAGTCACTGTGGAGTGGGGCCTTCCTTTACACCTCTAGGCCTAATGAGGCAGTGGAAATAAttatacaatataaataaatgcaggaagtgtcttttatgTTCTAAATATGAGGCTAGAGTATATTTTGTCTCATTAATGTGAGTAATATCATGAACCTGACTGGTTGGCCAGAGTGCACCGTTAAAACAGAAAGGATTACATGTAAAATTGATCCACCAGACTGTAAAAAATGAGATGTATATGCATAATTATGTGTGGCTCTTTTCAAATTAATTTCACTGCACTAaatcaaactgaaaaacaaacctGTGGACTTTCTGTTATTATTGGAACTGTACTAAATATAGCTGATTGTTAACCTTCCAGTTTTAATACGTTTAGCGTCTGGGAACTGCTGGTAAAAATGCAGGGGGGCTCACAGGCCAccgtttattttttattgccgTAAAGCTCTCTCTCGCCGTCGGCACGGATGTGTATTTACTTCTATGTAGTTGCTTGAACAGCACTTTAACCTCTGGTATACCAAGTCTgagagagaaaattaaaaactgtctgcgctgagaaaaataaaaataaaaccgtTCCGGGGGTTTGAACTCATAACTAAGTTGAAACGTGGAACCTTGAGTTGGAGGTAGCAGAGAATGTGATACATGCACATTGATGTTGGTGCCTTAGTCATGTTTTATCCCCAGCCTAGACAGAGCAAATGAGTCATGGGCCTGCCAGCAACTTTAAGTCTGACTGAAATGAATCATAGCAAGTCCACTGTCCTCGCAAACAGGAAAATAAGACACAATGCTGCCATCAAGACCAGGGAAGTCATTAGTGAAATGGCATGTAATAAAATGATACACTCCAAGCAGcttgagaaaattaaataatttataaatgCGCGCAGATGTTAGCTTGTGCCTGATGTTTGattatttttggaaaatttgaGCCAGTTAAATTGGCTCATATCCCTCTTTAAATGTGACTTCAAGTTGTGGACTTGTAATGATGTTGTAAAAGGCCAGTTgacatatatttatttgaacTTTAACAACAATATCAACTGCTTTTGACATAGTTCTTTAAATCTTTGAACTTGTTTGGACTAAGCAAGTACAGTACAATAGTGTCTCATACTGACATGATTTGTAGAGCACAGTGTTCATATCTTTACCACCTAGGATGTGGGTTCATCGGTGCTCCACTCAGTGCTTGTATATGTCTTTTAAAGTATGTATAGCACATTCCATGAATTTTGTTCATATGCATACAGTTTGCTTTGCATTTTTAACAGCACAGGACCAAAACCACAAACAATGACAAGTCGTTTCCTACTGGTAATGCCTGTAATTGTGGGTTGCTGACATAGACAAGAAAGTTTTGTGTGTCTGAACCTCTGCTCTGCATTACTGATCCAGAAGCAGCTGCCGGAGGCCCAGAAAAAGCTATTGTTCTTCGAGATTATCAGAAGGATGTCGCTAGACCTGCCTTGGAGGGGGAAAACATCATCATATGCCTCCCGACAGGAAGTGGTAAAACCAGAGTTGCAGTGTATATTACCAAAAAACATCTGGACCGCAGGAGGACAGAGGGGCATTCAGGGAAAGTGGTTGTCCTGGTGAACAAGGTACAATAACCCAAGTCTGGTGCACCTGATGAATGGCTTTGCATTGTATGTTGACCTACTTAtgtcctttttaaataaaaagaaaacattctgTCTTTCAGTCCAATTGCACATGTGGGTCAGCTCACCACAAACTACAGGCTATGAGGTTTAGATAGTCTCCTGCTCTTTAGTACTATTTGGCATGCATACGATCTGCTCTGCACTGGAGAAGACCACTACTAAATCCATTTTGAATTAAAGGTTTTCCAGCTATAAAAATATTTAGTTGAGTTGTAAAACAGCTTGAGAAATAGTGATTGTATGTGACTGAAACTGATCATAGTGGTTCATTCGTCAACACTGGAAAGAACACAATTATAACTTGCCTAGCAGTGTCCCTGCAGAAAAAAAGGGAGCGTCACACTCTGATCTTTAAACAATGAATTAAAATCTTCTAAATCGTAACAAAGCATTTATTGTGATCATAACCAAACGCATCCTCACATCGTCAGGAGTTTTGTAGAAACTATAGAAATGTATAGAAATAATGCagctatttctttatttcttttattgagAGTTATTTCtatttgtgaaatgttttgacTTTGTTGCATCGACAGCATAAAACTGAATGTGCTCTGGTGTCCGGCAGGTTCCTCTTGTTGAGCAGCATTATTCCGCCGAGTTCTTGCCGTTTTTGAAGCCTTCCTATAAAGTGGAGAGAGTCAGCGGAGACTGCCAGCTCAAGATCTCTTTCACAGAGATCGTGAAGAACAACGACGTCATCATCTGCACAGCCCAGATCCTTGAGAATTTCTTGGAGAGGTCTAACAAAGGGGAGGATGAAGGGGTGAAATTAAGCGGTATGATTTTACAATGTgattttacaaaagtaaaaaaacttttCCTTTGGTTTTTTAGTAAACTTGTTCACCACTTAAAAACAAACCAGtggtcaaaattgaaatataTACCTTTTTATAAAGGCTTCCTAAAACCTTTAGTTAAAATCTGTCTAGGCTTAAACCACCGACATTGACAGGTTTTGGAATAGAAAGCCACCCGGAGGACTCATAACAACTCCCCTGATGATACCTGACAGGATGTTGTCAAAGTCTTCCGGCTCTGCTGTTCACTCTTGTTGGCACTCACCAGTCCAAGGTGGAATAGCCACCTCAGTGGAACATATGCTGTTTGTTGAAACGCCTGAGAGCGTGTCCTTtttcatcttcctttttttcctatCTCCTGCCTTCCAGGCCACACGTCTGTTCAAGCCATCAGTGTGTGGCTGCTCAAATTCACATGAGAGCATCTATCACCCACAGTACATCAAGCTGCCACTTCTCcatactcttttttttcctctaggGACACATTTGTATCACTCTGGTTAAACTTGTACATGTGAAGGAATATTATAATTCACCTCACTCACTcgcatttttgtaaaatacaaaaataagaaaTGAGTTCAAGCTATTTTTGAAGTTTTCCAACACATGTTATTGTGTGGCTGAAACTGCCGTGTCAGGTTCCCAGAAAAGTGCTTGTTTGTGTGGGAGAATCTCTCTTACAGAAAGACGTTATAATCTGCGAGTGACAATCACCTCTATTTATTCaagaaacacaaataaatgacatttaaatagcaTTGCTTGGTTGAGAAAATTGTAGTCCCTGGACGGTAATGTAACAGTGAGAGatgcaaaaatgtaaatgttattgtttCAACAAAGCAAGCAACCATCTTGCTCAACAATATTCTTACGAGCTCTCTGAATCTTACAATGTCGGaaaaatactgtactgtacaataCATTCATTGAAATTTTTGGTTGTCATGTCTTTTCTTCATGTAGATCTGACCCTGATTGTAATAGATGAGTGCCACCACACTCAGAAGGGAGAAGTGTACAACCACATAATGATGCGCTACCTGATGCAGAAGCACAAGAACAACAGGCTGAAGAAGGAGCAGAAAGAGCCTGTGCCCCTCCCTCAGATCCTGGGCCTGACTGCCTCACCGGGGGTTGGGGCAGCCACAGTGATGAAAAAAGCTGAGGACCACATCCTGCGCGTAACTACTTTTCTTAGCTTCCTATGTAGACAAAAGCATAGAGCACATATTAGCCTATGTGTACAAAATATAAGCTACATCTTACAATGTAATGCAATCAACTATAATAACAGCAGAGACTATAAGGCTGTTTtaagttgattttaaaattgtgatCCGATCCCAATTAAACAGCTCTGAGTATCTCACCTTGCAGTAGAATGTGTCTCCAAATGCAACTTGATTGACCACTTGTGATAAGATCTCACTTTCCTGGTCTATAGGCAAACATTTCAGTTTGCATATAGGCTGGTTGTGTTTATGTCATAGTTGTTACTCTCAAATCAATCATGCATTAGAAGCGTGCAACGACAAGTGAAAAAGCGTTTCCTGCAGCCTGTCTGTGTGCCGAAAGGACctaactttttttctgcattatagcgttttgtgttttttgctgctTCACAATACAAGCTTTTAAATAACTAGGACTTTTGATAGGAAAAGAAGAAACGTGTTGTTCACCCTTTGACGGCCGCTAGATGTTGCAGTGTAGGAGCAGGAATGTCTGTAGTAAAATCCTACATATTTGTGAAGTTAGGtctattttttaaaactaaaaacaaggtTATTGTATACCGGCAGCCCCTGGCGACCTCCATACCACCGTCAACAGAGAACCACATAGCTCCAGAGAACCAAGAATATAATAGCAGGCAACACTGGAACAAAAGCATGACAGTATGAAAATAACATCCAAAACAcgcttttttgaaaaaaaaatactttggagaAATACTTTGAATGAGTACGTAGTTCCGTTCACATTTGAGTAGGCAGTTCTTTATGTGGCCGAGGACACAGTTGCGTACACACTGCTATAAGTGTGTGGTCATGCGGTCTGAGTGATCGGATCTCAATCTATTCTCAATCTTCCTGGGTGCATTCACACCTGtacttagagctgtccacttgtgattgGATCACTCAGGGCGATTTTTAAAACTCGGTGTAAATGTGGTTTACAGTCTAAAAAATCACTGAAGATATTTTTTGATTGCAGTACATTTTACAGCTGTGGCCCTAATAGTGTCCACACCTAGTATATACACTTCACCATAAACTacatcattttctttcttttagttTCACTTTTCATCATTTGTTTTCATCTAAATCCTGCTCCAGTCTGCCTTAGTCATCGAGAATCCTGTTCATCCAGTCAAGCAGTTCCAAATGTTCCAAACTCCTTCTGCACACACACCAGCCATAAAGTTTCCTACAACCACAAAagtcaaaaatttaaaacagcCTTTTGGCTTTAACTCACTGTCTGGTATGCAAAGTATAAATAGTGTGTATCACTGGCATGGAGATGTCTGATTTTGATTCATTTGAACAAtgtaaatctgtttgttttagaTTTGTGCAAACCTGGACGCTTCCAAAATTATGACAAGGAGCCTTGGGGAACACAAAAGAGAACCAAGAAAAGTTGTTGAAACTGTGGAAGACAGAAAAGAGGTACATTTATTCATCAGGAAATTACATGGTGGTAGCTTTATGGTACAGTTTCTCTCTAAGCAACAGCATTGGGAGTGTTGGAGTCTTTGTATCCTTTTCAGGATCCCTTCGGCGATGTAATCAAGAACATCATGAATGCCATCCATGCCCACGCAGAGCTGAACCCTACCTCTGACCTTGGCTCTCAGAATTATGAACAGTGGGTTGTTCAAAAAGAGCGAATAGGTGagcaacatttttaaagcttcagGAATACTGACCATCATTTGATAACAAACTTCCTGGCTTTTTCTTAGATCTGAATGCTTGTCTCTATCCATTTTAGCTGCAACAGAGGAAAATCAGAAGGTGCGGGTATGTGCAGAACACCTCAGACAGTACAGCGAGGGCCTGAATCTCAGCAACACCATTCGCATGCGTGATGCCTTCAGTTTCCTGAACAAATACTACGACGAGGAGATTAAGAAAAAAGCCACACCAGATGATGAGCAGAACATACAAATCACAGATACTGAGAGATTCCTCTTCAATTTGTTTAAAGGTATGTGGTGTTTGGCAAAATCTCAAGTGACTTGTTATCAATACTGTTACAGCATTTTAACCCAATAGCTTATTTGCTTTGTTGCcgagagttagatgaaaagGTTGATACCAAATTCATATCTGTGAATATAGGGCCCGTGCTAGTTAGTTtatcttagcataaagactagaaacaCAGGGAAACAGCTAACCCGGTTCTGTCCAACAGAACAGAATCCACTACGCAGCACCAATTTCCCTAACTAACGTGTTAAATCTTGATTGTCTaatctttacaaaaaacaaagtgcaaAACAAGCACGTTCGGGTTTCTATtccatgtcatttagctgatgcttttatccaaagtaatgctatatatcagaggtttCACGCCTCTGGACCAACTAGGAGTTATGTGTGAATTGAACCCAGagctcccacaccaaaggcatatGTGTCATTTAtgctgcgccatcaccaccccagGAATGGGTAACTTCCTGGTCTTGGCTGGTTGCCTGGTAACCCAACAGCGATAACAAGAtttatagttttttgttttttgtacagattaaacaaacaatatacaaCGTGCTAATTAATAAGCTTTAGATGTGCTGGCAGATTTAGTTGtcttttccccctttcttcCAGTCTTTTAATCTACGGTGACTGGCTACTGGCCGTAGCGGTACATGATGAAATTTCATCAATCTTCTCATATAACTCTCAACAAGGAACAAGAAAGTATATAAACCCATTTCCTTTAACCTCTAAAATTATACAAAGACTTTCTTTGAATTCTTATCTTGCAGACAAGAAGAAAGAGCTGCAAGAGCTCGCAAATAATCCACTGTATGAAAATGACAGCTTGACAAAACTAAGAAGTAAAGTTCTGCGTGAGTTCAGCAGCAGGGAGGCGGCCCGGGGGATCATTTTCACCAAAACACGGCGCAGCGCCATCGCTCTGAGTCAGTGGATACAGGAAAACCCCAAGTTTGCAGACGTCGGAGTCAAAGCCTCACATATGATCGGAGGAGGAGACCAGAGTGTTGTTAAGCCAATGACCGCGGTAAATGCACATTACACAAACTGCAGCACATTTTCCCCTAGCATTCAACACAATTCCAATTCCAATCCAATTCACACTTACCCTCCTCCATATAAATGTGTGTTGATTAGGCCGAGCAAAGGGACGTGTTGACCAAATTTCGTGATGGTGATGTCAACTTGCTGATTGCTACCACCGTGGCAGAGGAAGGTTTGGACATAGCAGCGTGCAACTTTGTCATTCGATACGGCCTCGTGACCAATGAGATTGCCATGATTCAGGTCAGTGATGTCAGTCATCAAATGAGGAGTTACATGTAGTGCCTGTTAATGATTATCATCTCTATGTCCAGTAATAAAGTCATCATTTTACAATTTTGCaatgaaatgttaaaatggttgCTTACCACTGACTCTAGCGTTACCTTTTCGCAGGCACAAGGCAGAGGAAGAGCTGAGGACAGCAGTTACACTCTGGTCGAGGTGAAGAACTCTGGGGTAGCTGAGAAGGAATGTGTTAATGAGTTCCGCATTACCATGATGAACCGAGCCATTGACAAAATCAGGGCCTTAGATCAAGCAGATTACGACAAACGGGTACGTTCacttcaaactttaaaaagaaaactgaaaccCACATTGCTGTGTAAGACTGTTCTGTGTGATGTTTTCTCCTTTCATTAGATCTTAGATTTTCAAATTCAGGCTATAATGGAGGAAAAGGTGAGaatgacaaagaagaagaagaaaaaaatgcagtacGAGAAGTGTGAAGTGAAGTTTAGCTGCCGAAGCTGCAGCAAACCCGTTTGCACCGGCGAGGACATCCGGATCATCGAAAATATGCACAGAGTTAATGTTACACCAGAGTTCAGGTGCAAGTCAACTTTTACATTGTTGAGTGATGTATGCCACAACTTATTATGATGAATTATATGCATGCTTATCAAATTTGTTCAAAATCAAATCTAATACtgaattgttttcttttgcagtcaGCTTTTTATTAAGAGAGAAAACACGACTCTTCAAGAGCGACTTCTAGATTATGAGACTAATTACTTCATAGCGTGCAAAGACTGTGGCCAGgtaagtgtatttttttgtgcccattttgagaaatacacttatttgctttctttggTCAATGAACAAGCCTTTGCTTACTCAATGTAAAAACCTAAATAAACTACCATATCATCCATTTTATGTGTTAACGTTGATGATTAATTTGAATGATTTCTGTTGCAGAGATGGGGTTCCATGATGCTCTACAGAGGAATCGAGTGCCCTTGCCTCCACGTGAAAAACTTTGTGGTGACGTTCGACGGAAAGAAGATTGGCAAATGCACCAAGTGGAGTGAGCTTGCCATCAACTTTCCCCCCTTCGAC is a genomic window of Etheostoma spectabile isolate EspeVRDwgs_2016 chromosome 11, UIUC_Espe_1.0, whole genome shotgun sequence containing:
- the ifih1 gene encoding interferon-induced helicase C domain-containing protein 1 isoform X1, translated to MASDEDDVKERLIEVYRPRLRELIVVDRVLDHLLFIEYDKKEQIRQKARTDGDIAAADRLISAVMKKPHTPGWFTAFVDALEHSGCKYAAEYLQINPPEPEVEAENDHCVKLIQLLSPSLVEMQTDEVCLHCFSKGLLSQEDSDFIKTTTTNKGHQCGARELLRCIVRAPTGWFSTFLDILRETGHQDLYELTGGPSDSDKKGADEKLPSPMDESTGSAAAATESCDSPQFMDISTSEEPEADLYEGVSTGPRQLPHSLDTPQPEAAAGGPEKAIVLRDYQKDVARPALEGENIIICLPTGSGKTRVAVYITKKHLDRRRTEGHSGKVVVLVNKVPLVEQHYSAEFLPFLKPSYKVERVSGDCQLKISFTEIVKNNDVIICTAQILENFLERSNKGEDEGVKLSDLTLIVIDECHHTQKGEVYNHIMMRYLMQKHKNNRLKKEQKEPVPLPQILGLTASPGVGAATVMKKAEDHILRICANLDASKIMTRSLGEHKREPRKVVETVEDRKEDPFGDVIKNIMNAIHAHAELNPTSDLGSQNYEQWVVQKERIAATEENQKVRVCAEHLRQYSEGLNLSNTIRMRDAFSFLNKYYDEEIKKKATPDDEQNIQITDTERFLFNLFKDKKKELQELANNPLYENDSLTKLRSKVLREFSSREAARGIIFTKTRRSAIALSQWIQENPKFADVGVKASHMIGGGDQSVVKPMTAAEQRDVLTKFRDGDVNLLIATTVAEEGLDIAACNFVIRYGLVTNEIAMIQAQGRGRAEDSSYTLVEVKNSGVAEKECVNEFRITMMNRAIDKIRALDQADYDKRILDFQIQAIMEEKVRMTKKKKKKMQYEKCEVKFSCRSCSKPVCTGEDIRIIENMHRVNVTPEFSQLFIKRENTTLQERLLDYETNYFIACKDCGQRWGSMMLYRGIECPCLHVKNFVVTFDGKKIGKCTKWSELAINFPPFDYAEHASCLADKSDDEDTY
- the ifih1 gene encoding interferon-induced helicase C domain-containing protein 1 isoform X2, whose protein sequence is MASDEDDVKERLIEVYRPRLRELIVVDRVLDHLLFIEYDKKEQIRQKARTDGDIAAADRLISAVMKKPHTPGWFTAFVDALEHSGCKYAAEYLQINPPEPEVEAENDHCVKLIQLLSPSLVEMQTDEVCLHCFSKGLLSQEDSDFIKTTTTNKGHQCGARELLRCIVRAPTGWFSTFLDILRETGHQDLYELTGGPSDSDKKGADEKLPSPMDESTGSAAAATESCDSPQFMDISTSEEPEADLYEGVSTGPRQLPHSLDTPQPAAAGGPEKAIVLRDYQKDVARPALEGENIIICLPTGSGKTRVAVYITKKHLDRRRTEGHSGKVVVLVNKVPLVEQHYSAEFLPFLKPSYKVERVSGDCQLKISFTEIVKNNDVIICTAQILENFLERSNKGEDEGVKLSDLTLIVIDECHHTQKGEVYNHIMMRYLMQKHKNNRLKKEQKEPVPLPQILGLTASPGVGAATVMKKAEDHILRICANLDASKIMTRSLGEHKREPRKVVETVEDRKEDPFGDVIKNIMNAIHAHAELNPTSDLGSQNYEQWVVQKERIAATEENQKVRVCAEHLRQYSEGLNLSNTIRMRDAFSFLNKYYDEEIKKKATPDDEQNIQITDTERFLFNLFKDKKKELQELANNPLYENDSLTKLRSKVLREFSSREAARGIIFTKTRRSAIALSQWIQENPKFADVGVKASHMIGGGDQSVVKPMTAAEQRDVLTKFRDGDVNLLIATTVAEEGLDIAACNFVIRYGLVTNEIAMIQAQGRGRAEDSSYTLVEVKNSGVAEKECVNEFRITMMNRAIDKIRALDQADYDKRILDFQIQAIMEEKVRMTKKKKKKMQYEKCEVKFSCRSCSKPVCTGEDIRIIENMHRVNVTPEFSQLFIKRENTTLQERLLDYETNYFIACKDCGQRWGSMMLYRGIECPCLHVKNFVVTFDGKKIGKCTKWSELAINFPPFDYAEHASCLADKSDDEDTY